A part of Miscanthus floridulus cultivar M001 chromosome 6, ASM1932011v1, whole genome shotgun sequence genomic DNA contains:
- the LOC136460059 gene encoding NADH--cytochrome b5 reductase 1-like: protein MDFLQGQSIETTVAVAVAVVAIAAGGAFLLLRSRKPKGCLDPENFRKFKLVEKKQISHNVARFKFALPTPTSVLGLPIGQHISCRGQDATGEEVIKPYTPTTLDSDLGYFELVIKMYPQGRMSHHFREMKVGDYLSVKGPKGRFKYQVGQVRAFGMLAGGSGITPMFQVARAILENPNDNTKVHLIYANVTYEDILLKDELDSMAKTYPGRFKIYYVLNQPPENWNGGVGFVSKEMIQSHCPAPAEDIQILRCGPPPMNKAMVAHLDGLNYTKEMQFQF, encoded by the exons ATGGATTTCCTGCAGGGGCAAAGCATCGAGACCACAgtggccgtcgccgtcgccgtcgtcgccaTCGCCGCGGGCGgcgccttcctcctcctccgatCCAGGAAGCCCAAGG GCTGCTTGGATCCTGAGAACTTCAGGAAGTTCAAACTTGTTGAAAAGAAGCAAATAAGTCATAATGTTGCCAGGTTCAAATTCGCTCTTCCAACTCCGACTTCTGTATTGGGCCTTCCAATCGGTCAACATATCAGTTGCAG AGGACAGGACGCTACTGGTGAAGAAGTTATCAAGCCATATACCCCTACTACATTGGATTCTGATCTTGGATATTTCGAGCTTGTCATAAAG ATGTATCCTCAAGGGAGAATGTCCCATCATTTCCGCGAGATGAAAGTTGGTGATTATTTGTCCGTGAAGGGACCTAAG GGCCGTTTCAAGTACCAAGTTGGCCAAGTGAGGGCATTTGGAATGCTGGCTGGTGGATCAGGCATTACTCCAATGTTCCAG GTTGCCAGAGCAATCCTTGAGAACCCTAATGACAACACCAAGGTTCACTTAATTTATGCTAATGTCACATATGAAGACATTCTTCTGAAG GATGAGCTGGACAGCATGGCCAAAACCTATCCTGGTCGCTTTAAGATCTACTACGTGTTGAATCAG CCTCCTGAGAACTGGAACGGTGGTGTTGGGTTTGTGTCGAAGGAAATGATCCAATCGCATTGTCCAGCGCCTGCTGAGGACATTCAG ATCCTGAGATGTGGTCCTCCTCCGATGAACAAGGCCATGGTTGCACACCTTGACGGGCTCAACTACACAAAGGAGATGCAGTTCCAGTTCTAA